A part of Terriglobia bacterium genomic DNA contains:
- the hemA gene encoding glutamyl-tRNA reductase, with product MEIVVVGLNHKTASVQLRERMSFNQEQACEVSSQILSRGLLNETLVLSTCNRTEVYGVPSRWTGSRTDLLESFLMDYRKLPPGEVKGALYRHTDRAAVRHIYRVASGLDSMMLGESEILGQVRSAYASAHELGATGRVLNRLFQSAIEVGRRVRTGTGIGVHPMSVAFAGVKLAEKTLSSLKDRRAMILGAGITSEKVLRHLCDRGMQQIRVLNRRAERAEVLVARYGGEVAPWEDLQQNLSWPDLVVASVASSAPVLTLEILEQAMARRKHRPLMLMDLGVPRNVAPEVAGLKNVSLYNIDDLKEMVLLNLKAREQEIPRAEAIVDEQIENFTRWQAGVSACSIVRDLRAGPQIDRETFLRKHLDAMSHYSDQERAYVMELLKKFLGGATPEDGGNGHADLEMWSKVRALSAFCTHFDQELPRRG from the coding sequence ATGGAAATTGTCGTCGTTGGACTCAATCACAAAACAGCTAGCGTCCAATTGCGCGAGCGAATGTCCTTTAACCAGGAACAGGCGTGCGAAGTCTCGTCGCAAATCCTGTCACGCGGATTGCTGAACGAGACCCTCGTGCTTTCCACCTGCAATCGCACGGAAGTGTATGGCGTTCCCAGCCGATGGACCGGGAGCCGGACCGACCTGTTGGAAAGCTTCCTGATGGACTACCGCAAGCTGCCGCCTGGCGAGGTGAAAGGCGCCCTTTACCGGCACACCGACCGGGCTGCCGTGCGGCACATCTATCGCGTTGCTTCAGGTCTGGACTCGATGATGCTGGGGGAATCTGAAATTCTGGGTCAGGTGCGCTCGGCCTACGCCAGCGCCCACGAGCTGGGCGCCACGGGCCGCGTCCTCAACCGCCTGTTCCAGTCCGCTATCGAAGTGGGCAGGCGCGTTCGCACCGGTACGGGGATTGGCGTGCATCCCATGTCGGTGGCGTTTGCCGGAGTGAAGCTTGCCGAGAAAACGCTGTCGTCGCTCAAGGACCGGCGAGCCATGATTCTGGGGGCCGGTATCACCAGCGAAAAGGTCCTTCGGCACCTGTGCGACCGCGGAATGCAGCAGATACGAGTCCTGAATCGCAGGGCCGAACGCGCCGAGGTCCTGGTGGCCCGTTATGGAGGCGAGGTGGCGCCATGGGAGGACCTCCAGCAGAACCTGTCCTGGCCGGACCTGGTGGTGGCATCCGTAGCCAGTTCTGCGCCCGTGCTGACGCTGGAAATCCTCGAACAGGCCATGGCCAGACGGAAGCACCGGCCGCTGATGCTGATGGACCTGGGCGTCCCGCGCAACGTCGCGCCCGAGGTCGCCGGCCTGAAGAATGTTTCCCTCTACAACATCGACGACCTCAAAGAGATGGTTTTGCTGAACCTGAAGGCCCGTGAGCAGGAGATTCCGCGCGCTGAGGCGATTGTGGATGAGCAGATTGAAAATTTCACGCGCTGGCAGGCCGGGGTATCAGCGTGTTCCATTGTGCGGGACCTTCGCGCCGGCCCGCAAATTGACCGCGAAACATTCCTGCGGAAGCATCTGGACGCGATGTCTCATTACTCTGACCAGGAACGGGCTTATGTGATGGAACTGTTGAAGAAGTTTCTCGGCGGCGCCACTCCCGAAGATGGCGGCAATGGGCACGCAGACCTCGAGATGTGGAGCAAGGTCCGGGCGTTGAGCGCCTTCTGTACCCATTTTGATCAAGAGCTTCCGAGGCGAGGATGA
- a CDS encoding UbiD family decarboxylase gives MMTVISAGAKLPEAAIDSGAGALMPPLHEVKPGRQMNLRAFIDVLSARGELKRIDDPVDWQIELGDITRSHQQPLLFENIKGYPGMRVFANGLSNPSSLALALGLQPEKPWKEILVEARRRAAAPVKPVMVASGPVLENVMEGPEVNLFEFPVPQWSRYDAGRYIGTWHANVTRDPETGRRNLGVYRMQLLGRHQTTVSTSSASHLGRHFAKAEKRGQSLEMAVVIGAPEAVVMAAGSGYPSGGDEYELAGGFSGSGVPLVRCRTVNLEVPAEAEIVLEGLIRPGARVHDGPYFDYAGASTENPGAYLFDVTCVTFRSQPIFRGAAVGHPAAEDQQLFALLADLGLFDFHDSRPRHWVQTELIQWRLFSLFQSAGRAHAPSFLRSMLKRVRHQGPSQLI, from the coding sequence ATGATGACAGTAATCTCCGCAGGCGCGAAACTTCCGGAGGCCGCAATCGACTCGGGCGCTGGCGCCCTGATGCCGCCCTTGCACGAGGTAAAGCCGGGCCGGCAGATGAATCTTCGCGCCTTTATCGACGTTCTGTCGGCGCGGGGCGAGTTGAAGCGCATCGACGACCCCGTCGATTGGCAGATTGAACTCGGAGACATTACCAGGAGCCATCAGCAGCCGCTGCTCTTCGAAAACATCAAGGGCTATCCGGGCATGCGCGTGTTCGCCAACGGGCTGAGCAATCCTTCGTCCCTCGCGCTGGCGCTCGGGCTCCAGCCGGAGAAACCCTGGAAAGAGATACTTGTTGAGGCACGGCGCAGAGCTGCAGCCCCTGTGAAGCCGGTGATGGTCGCGAGCGGGCCGGTGCTGGAAAACGTGATGGAGGGACCTGAGGTCAACCTGTTCGAATTTCCGGTACCCCAGTGGAGCCGATATGACGCCGGCCGATACATTGGGACCTGGCACGCGAATGTGACCCGCGACCCTGAAACCGGCCGCCGGAACCTCGGCGTCTACCGGATGCAGCTTCTCGGGCGCCATCAGACCACCGTCAGCACATCTTCCGCAAGCCATCTGGGCCGCCACTTTGCCAAAGCTGAGAAGCGTGGACAGTCGCTCGAAATGGCGGTTGTGATCGGCGCCCCTGAGGCGGTGGTCATGGCTGCCGGTTCCGGCTATCCGTCCGGCGGCGATGAGTACGAACTGGCCGGAGGATTCAGCGGCAGCGGAGTTCCGCTGGTCAGGTGCAGGACGGTAAATCTTGAAGTGCCGGCGGAAGCGGAAATCGTGCTCGAAGGTCTCATCCGGCCGGGAGCGCGGGTACACGATGGCCCCTACTTTGACTATGCCGGGGCGTCGACAGAAAATCCCGGCGCCTACCTGTTTGATGTGACGTGCGTGACGTTTCGCAGCCAGCCCATCTTTCGCGGAGCAGCAGTGGGACACCCTGCCGCCGAAGACCAGCAACTTTTTGCGCTGCTGGCGGACCTGGGACTTTTTGACTTTCACGATTCGCGCCCGCGGCACTGGGTCCAGACCGAACTGATCCAGTGGAGGCTTTTCAGCTTGTTTCAATCGGCCGGAAGGGCGCACGCGCCGTCATTCCTGCGCAGCATGTTGAAGCGCGTAAGACATCAGGGTCCATCGCAACTGATTTAA
- a CDS encoding phosphosulfolactate synthase translates to MPSTSGYLRLIGVSSLPPLTTPFDPGYDPGTLESHLDQSAHLMAGLKISMACWMIADERATRRKVAAARAHRVPTCTGGGPFEVAVAQGQLEAYLDLCADIGVLRIECGEGFTELNRKPREIFRLAQERGLEVQYEMGKKHEGPFSEESLEDTIARGHAWLDAGAMELIVEARESASGVGLFGTDGSLNAAFADRFAEEFGLDIATFEAPNKPSQFALLEHFGNRVRLSNVRLEELLRVEIYRRGLHSDAFEKPNLRPASPGTRGI, encoded by the coding sequence ATGCCCAGTACCAGCGGCTACCTGCGGTTGATAGGTGTATCGAGCCTGCCGCCGCTCACCACGCCGTTCGATCCCGGCTACGATCCGGGCACGCTCGAGAGCCATCTCGACCAGAGCGCCCACCTCATGGCAGGCCTGAAGATTTCGATGGCGTGCTGGATGATCGCCGACGAAAGAGCTACGCGCCGGAAGGTCGCAGCAGCGCGGGCCCATCGCGTGCCCACCTGCACGGGAGGCGGACCTTTTGAGGTTGCTGTGGCCCAGGGGCAACTCGAAGCATACCTGGACCTGTGCGCGGACATCGGCGTTTTGCGTATCGAGTGCGGCGAGGGATTCACCGAGCTGAATCGCAAGCCCCGCGAGATCTTTCGACTGGCGCAGGAGCGCGGACTGGAAGTCCAGTACGAAATGGGAAAGAAACACGAGGGGCCGTTCAGCGAGGAATCGCTTGAAGATACCATAGCGCGGGGACACGCCTGGCTGGACGCCGGGGCGATGGAGCTGATTGTCGAAGCGCGCGAAAGCGCTTCCGGCGTGGGCCTTTTCGGGACCGACGGGTCCCTCAACGCCGCGTTCGCAGACCGCTTCGCCGAGGAATTTGGCCTTGACATTGCGACTTTCGAGGCGCCCAACAAGCCCAGCCAATTCGCATTGCTGGAGCACTTCGGAAATCGTGTGCGCCTCAGCAATGTTCGCCTGGAAGAGTTGCTGCGCGTCGAGATCTATCGCCGCGGCCTGCACTCTGATGCGTTTGAAAAGCCGAACCTTCGCCCAGCATCTCCAGGGACCCGGGGAATATAA
- a CDS encoding 2-phosphosulfolactate phosphatase, with protein sequence MAPADGKVVVIDCFPESVESHQDEDAIIAVDVIRATTVVVTAVARGRKCFPVPTLEAAVALAGELSNPLLVGELGGNMPFGFHLNNSPAEIDLRTDIDRPMVLLSTSGSRLICAGNQSQSMYVACLRNWKAAAGQLRNRHRKIAVIGAGARGEFREEDELCCAWIAEELVGLGFEAQDKKTADIISKWSGAPLEEITRGASADYLRRTDQTRDLDFIVTHVNDLDRVYRFERGGVIEE encoded by the coding sequence ATGGCGCCAGCAGACGGCAAGGTGGTTGTGATTGACTGCTTCCCGGAGAGTGTCGAGTCCCATCAGGATGAAGACGCGATCATCGCAGTCGATGTCATCAGGGCAACGACGGTGGTTGTGACCGCTGTTGCCCGGGGTCGAAAGTGTTTTCCGGTGCCAACCCTCGAGGCCGCCGTGGCCCTCGCCGGCGAGCTTTCCAATCCGTTGCTCGTCGGCGAACTCGGCGGCAATATGCCGTTCGGCTTCCACTTGAACAACAGCCCGGCCGAGATCGATCTCAGGACCGATATCGACCGGCCCATGGTGCTTCTTTCGACGTCGGGTTCAAGGCTGATCTGCGCCGGAAACCAGTCGCAATCAATGTACGTAGCCTGCCTTCGCAACTGGAAGGCCGCCGCCGGCCAGTTGAGAAACCGACACCGGAAAATTGCGGTGATCGGCGCGGGGGCCAGAGGTGAGTTCCGAGAGGAGGACGAACTCTGTTGCGCATGGATTGCCGAGGAGCTTGTGGGCCTCGGGTTCGAAGCGCAGGACAAAAAGACGGCAGATATCATCAGTAAATGGAGCGGGGCGCCTCTCGAGGAGATAACCCGTGGCGCCAGCGCTGATTATCTGCGTCGCACTGACCAGACGAGAGATCTGGATTTCATCGTTACCCATGTTAATGATTTGGATCGGGTCTACAGGTTTGAAAGGGGAGGGGTGATCGAGGAATGA